The proteins below are encoded in one region of Triticum aestivum cultivar Chinese Spring chromosome 1B, IWGSC CS RefSeq v2.1, whole genome shotgun sequence:
- the LOC123088034 gene encoding zinc finger CCCH domain-containing protein 4: MLSLRDQALMICCAESIAMHDDPTVLLQKILNPPESSVIKDALDTLVQIDAFQPAFPGGYHPRFYGYLLDSLPLSFHASVLTLKFGEMGYLHEGILIGIMLDIQPLPILQPFGDQALRKKIRDDYFDERTFQQISKKEATVIANLRAYQFWQRMFKDKFRLEYLTNVSKNQESNAYEILKVEQEWCRLHNLVLKALNNISKIYDNIMSTLHRFRPQFLLEINPPKYLQTSEFHHECRDPELLEPEHMTSLPLETDSSHLDSQRCAAIPYISATDFGATDIVNTLMKVIEKMKIELAVTCVDYHDGSSETYRGPLNNLSNASKRACKFFLTLKGCRNGDSCSFAHNLGSLSSSSVTSKMNPEDPPWPQADIGWRKLVTGGENGHILVVNDKNLKFSSQLHNMVDITPDLHLAERNLVANNLRKVQNVADPSHLTIGDEHELPVPWTRLKRIILVDDYGSGSTLNHHVLQKFFENIAIKILSGPLSSVQIILIMSNIKFVKIQVEKLARECFFVLGESFLLNVAPLKWFPIMGIRQLDGQVAGQVAYVFNMHPPSGAGIRRGDFATQEN, from the exons ATGTTATCCTTGAGAGACCAAGCACTCATGATATGTTGTGCAGAGTCCATAGCTATGCATGACGACCCCACTG TGCTGCTGCAAAAAATTCTCAATCCACCGGAATCCAGTGTTATTAAAGATGCTCTAGATACTCTTGTTCAAATTGATGCATTTCAGCCAGCATTCCCTGGAGGGTATCATCCCAGATTTTATGGCTATTTGCTCGATAGTTTGCCGTTGTCATTTCATGCTTCTGTTCTTACCCTGAAATTTGGTGAGATGGGGTATCTCCATGAAGGAATCCTGATAGGCATTATGTTGGACATTCAACCACTTCCTATACTGCAACCTTTTGGTGATCAAGCATTG CGCAAGAAGATTAgagatgattattttgatgaacgTACCTTCCAACAAATTAGCAAGAAGGAAGCTACAGTCATCGCAAATCTCCGGGCATATCAGTTTTGGCAGCGTATGTTTAAG GATAAGTTTCGTCTGGAGTACCTGACAAATGTTTCCAAGAACCAAGAATCAAATGCATATGAGATCTTGAAAGTTGAACAAGAATGGTGTAGATTACACAATCTCGTGCTGAAAGCACTTAACAACATCTCCAAAATTT ATGATAATATTATGAGCACACTGCACCGGTTTAGGCCTCAATTTCTTCTGGAAATCAATCCTCCAAAGTACCTTCAGACCTCTGAATTCCACCATGAATGTCGTGATCCTGAACTGCTGGAGCCAGAGCATATGACTTCACTCCCGTTGGAAACTGACAGTTCTCACTTAGATTCACAGAGGTGTGCTGCAATCCCTTATATTTCTGCAACTGATTTTGGAGCCACTGACATTGTTAATACCCTCATGAAGGTTATTGAAAAG ATGAAGATAGAACTTGCAGTGACGTGTGTGGACTACCATGATGGATCTAGTGAAACATACAGAGGACCTCTTAACAATTTATCCAATGCCTCGAAACGAGCATGCAAGTTCTTCCTCACATTAAAG GGTTGTAGAAATGGCGACTCTTGTTCATTTGCACACAATCTTGGCTCTTTGAGCTCTTCATCTGTTACTTCTAAAATGAATCCAGAAGATCCACCATGGCCGCAGGCTGACATAGGTTGGAGGAAGTTAGTGACTGGAGGTGAAAATGGTCACATTCTTGTCGTGAATGACAAAAATCTGAagttttcctctcaacttcataaCATGGTTGACATTACACCTGATCTGCATTTGGCTGAGCGTAATTTAGTTGCAAACAATCTGAGAAAAGTCCAGAATGTCGCTGATCCTTCTCATCTAACTATTGGAGATGAACATGAACTACCAGTTCCTTGGACGAGACTAAAGCGAATTATTTTGGTAGATGATTATGGTTCTGGTTCAACACTCAACCACCACGTCTTGCAGAAGTTCTTTGAGAATATTGCCATCAAGATATTGTCGGGACCATTATCTAGTGTGCAGATCATCTTGATCATGAGTAACATAAAGTTTGTTAAGATACAG GTGGAAAAATTGGCAAGGGAGTGTTTCTTCGTTCTTGGTGAATCATTCCTGTTAAATGTAGCGCCTCTTAAGTGGTTTCCGATCATGGGCATCCGTCAACTTGATGGGCAGGTAGCAGGACAAGTTGCTTACGTTTTCAACATGCATCCTCCTTCGGGGGCGGGCATTCGGCGGGGCGATTTTGCAACACAAGAGAACTGA
- the LOC123077669 gene encoding zinc finger CCCH domain-containing protein 4, whose protein sequence is MAEGEEEAARPQPRPTLALEAFRGTIVQAVKENRVTMIVGGTGCGKSSMIPQFLLEENLEPIMCTQPRRFAVVAIAQRVAHSRKSMLGQEVGYHIGHPNMKNLTSTRSKIVFKTAGVMLEQIRQHGIAALQYKVIILDEIHERSVESDLVLAIIKQFMMEKSDFKLVLMSATVDSTRYVDYFKDIGKVELITIPSIPCTNTFQREVHYLGVFN, encoded by the exons ATggcggagggggaagaggaggcggcgCGGCCGCAGCCGCGGCCGACGCTCGCCCTGGAGGCTTTCCGCGGCACGATCGTCCAGGCGGTGAAGGAGAACCGCGTCACGATGATCGTGGGGGGCACCGGATGCG GAAAGAGCTCCATGATTCCCCAATTCCTTCTAGAAGAAAACCTGGAGCCCATTATGTGCACACAGCCTCGGAGGTTTGCTGTGGTAGCCATTGCTCAAAGGGTGGCTCATTCTCGCAAGTCGATGCTAGGACAAGAAGTTGGATATCATATAGGCCACCCAAATATGAAGAATCTCACCTCAACAAG GTCAAAAATTGTTTTCAAAACAGCTGGTGTTATGCTAGAGCAAATTCGTCAACACGGCATTGCTGCATTGCAATATAAGGTTATTATTCTTGATGAAATTCATGAACGGTCTGTGGAATCTGATCTTGTCCTTGCTATTATCAAGCAGTTTATGATGGAAAAGAGTGACTTCAA GCTGGTTTTGATGTCTGCCACTGTTGATAGCACACGATATGTTGATTACTTTAAAGATATTGGAAAGGTTGAACTGATTACCATCCCGAGCATCCCATGCACTAACACGTTCCAGAGAGAAGTCCATTATCTTGGAGTATTTAActaa